The following are encoded together in the Pseudomonas xantholysinigenes genome:
- a CDS encoding phage baseplate assembly protein V translates to MSYATAMHDRMLACLVIPCSVVAVDLAAARVRVSDGDWTSAWVRWHSQAAGKARHWRAPSLGEQGVLLSPSGEPAQGTFVPGLYGNAGGAADTRDHVEVWRFEDGGSLSYDWQAGRYDIQLPTGNATIKVGASTLVVNDGAITLDAAAITLTGKVTVNGPLLVSGDINGGGRIIDTAGNTANHKH, encoded by the coding sequence ATGAGCTACGCCACGGCGATGCACGACCGCATGCTGGCGTGCCTGGTGATTCCTTGCTCGGTGGTGGCGGTGGACCTGGCGGCGGCGCGGGTGCGGGTGTCCGACGGCGACTGGACCAGCGCCTGGGTGCGCTGGCACAGCCAGGCCGCAGGCAAGGCACGGCACTGGCGGGCACCGAGCCTGGGCGAGCAGGGCGTGCTGCTCAGCCCCAGTGGCGAGCCGGCGCAAGGCACCTTCGTGCCCGGCCTGTACGGCAATGCCGGCGGCGCCGCGGACACCCGCGACCATGTCGAAGTCTGGCGCTTCGAGGATGGCGGCTCGCTGAGCTATGACTGGCAGGCCGGGCGCTACGACATCCAGCTGCCCACCGGCAACGCCACGATCAAGGTCGGCGCCAGCACCCTGGTGGTCAACGATGGCGCCATCACCCTCGACGCCGCCGCCATCACCCTGACCGGCAAGGTCACGGTCAATGGCCCGTTGCTGGTCAGCGGCGACATCAACGGCGGCGGGCGGATCATCGACACCGCCGGCAACACCGCCAATCACAAGCATTGA
- a CDS encoding baseplate assembly protein, whose protein sequence is MSQVDLSKLPAPQLLEDLDFEALYQDDLASFRAQLGDAWSANLESDPVTKLLEVGAYRKLLNRARINDAAKALLLAYAQGGDLDQLAANVSLQRLVIQAADPSTLPPTEAILESDDALRERVQLVYEGLTTAGPRNSYILHARNASGQVADATAESPSPAVVDVTVLSLDNDGVASPELLAQVNAYLNDDDIRPVADRVNVRSAEVLPYRVEAVLHMADNGPEYETILAECRRRLQAWVNPRRRLGVEVARSGIDAQLHIDGVSRVELVGWSDIRPSKAQAAWCTGIDLRRGE, encoded by the coding sequence ATGAGCCAGGTCGACCTGTCGAAACTGCCCGCCCCGCAACTGCTCGAAGACCTCGATTTCGAGGCCCTGTACCAGGACGACCTGGCCAGCTTCCGCGCCCAGCTCGGCGACGCCTGGAGCGCCAACCTGGAAAGCGACCCGGTCACCAAGCTGCTGGAGGTCGGCGCCTACCGCAAGCTGCTCAACCGCGCACGCATCAACGATGCGGCCAAGGCGCTGCTGCTGGCCTATGCCCAGGGCGGCGACCTGGACCAGCTGGCGGCCAATGTCAGCCTGCAACGCCTGGTGATCCAGGCGGCGGACCCGAGCACATTACCGCCCACCGAGGCGATCCTCGAATCCGACGATGCCCTGCGCGAGCGGGTGCAACTGGTCTACGAAGGCCTGACCACCGCCGGCCCGCGCAACAGCTACATCCTCCATGCCCGCAACGCCTCGGGGCAGGTCGCTGACGCGACCGCCGAGAGCCCGTCGCCAGCGGTGGTGGACGTTACCGTGCTGAGCCTGGACAACGACGGCGTGGCCAGCCCCGAGCTGCTGGCGCAGGTAAACGCCTACCTCAACGACGACGACATTCGCCCGGTCGCCGACCGCGTCAACGTGCGCAGCGCCGAGGTGCTGCCATACCGGGTCGAGGCGGTGTTGCACATGGCCGACAACGGCCCGGAATACGAGACGATCCTCGCCGAGTGCCGCCGGCGCTTGCAGGCCTGGGTCAACCCACGTCGGCGCCTGGGCGTCGAGGTCGCCCGCTCGGGCATCGACGCGCAGTTGCACATCGATGGCGTGAGCCGGGTCGAACTGGTCGGTTGGAGCGATATCCGCCCAAGCAAGGCCCAGGCGGCCTGGTGCACCGGCATCGACCTGAGGCGGGGTGAGTGA
- a CDS encoding tail assembly protein, producing MSAATIHSPLTRVRLGGQLRQFGTTFELAVNTPREAIKALCVLVPGFERFLANARSRGLEFAVFNDRRNVGEAELGFQAREEIRIVPVVAGSKRAGTLQTIVGIVMIAAAAIYSGGVGAAFASEGTVGFVANMGAAMALGGVMQLLSPQPKGLSMSQAPENTPGYAFGAARNTTASGNPVPLCVGKRRWGGAIISAAIYAEDRL from the coding sequence ATGTCAGCAGCCACCATTCATTCGCCGCTGACCCGGGTCAGGCTCGGCGGCCAACTGCGCCAGTTCGGCACGACCTTCGAGCTGGCGGTGAACACACCGCGCGAGGCGATCAAGGCCTTGTGCGTGCTGGTGCCTGGTTTCGAGCGGTTTCTGGCCAATGCCCGCTCGCGTGGTCTGGAGTTCGCCGTGTTCAACGATCGCCGCAATGTCGGCGAGGCGGAGCTCGGTTTCCAGGCCCGGGAGGAGATCCGCATCGTCCCGGTGGTCGCCGGCAGCAAGCGCGCCGGTACCCTGCAAACCATCGTCGGCATCGTCATGATCGCCGCTGCCGCCATCTACAGCGGTGGCGTCGGCGCGGCCTTCGCCTCGGAGGGCACGGTGGGCTTCGTCGCCAACATGGGCGCGGCCATGGCCCTGGGCGGCGTCATGCAGCTGCTCAGCCCGCAGCCCAAGGGCCTGAGCATGAGCCAGGCGCCGGAGAACACCCCGGGCTATGCCTTCGGCGCGGCGCGCAACACCACGGCATCCGGCAACCCGGTGCCGCTGTGCGTGGGCAAGCGGCGCTGGGGCGGCGCCATCATCAGCGCGGCGATCTACGCCGAGGACCGGCTCTGA
- a CDS encoding phage tail protein I, whose amino-acid sequence MHSLLPLNRTPLERAIEVAADEDLKVALRTLYNPDTCPAHLLYQLAWAWSVDRWDDRWSEAIKRSVIRSAFFVHAHKGTLGALRRVVEPFGYLIEVQEWWQAEPAGVPGTFALKVGVADSGIDEQTYQELTRLIEDAKPVSRHLVGLDISLESLIPAYQAVALYEGELLEVHPWQASDIDVHVGAYNLVSDQTLDILDIYLNG is encoded by the coding sequence ATGCACAGCCTGTTGCCGCTCAACCGCACGCCACTGGAGCGGGCCATCGAAGTGGCCGCCGACGAGGACCTCAAGGTCGCCCTGCGCACTCTCTACAACCCTGACACCTGCCCGGCGCACCTGCTCTACCAGCTGGCCTGGGCCTGGTCGGTGGACCGCTGGGACGACCGCTGGAGCGAGGCGATCAAGCGCTCGGTGATCCGCTCGGCGTTCTTCGTCCACGCCCACAAAGGCACCCTCGGCGCCCTCAGGCGGGTGGTCGAGCCGTTCGGCTACCTGATCGAGGTGCAGGAATGGTGGCAGGCCGAGCCTGCCGGGGTGCCGGGGACCTTTGCCCTGAAGGTCGGGGTGGCGGACAGCGGCATCGACGAACAGACCTACCAGGAGCTTACCCGCCTGATCGAGGACGCCAAGCCGGTAAGCCGGCATCTGGTCGGTCTCGACATCAGCTTGGAAAGCCTCATCCCCGCGTATCAGGCTGTTGCTCTCTATGAAGGTGAGCTGCTGGAGGTGCATCCCTGGCAGGCATCGGACATCGATGTGCATGTGGGTGCCTACAACCTGGTGAGCGACCAAACTCTGGACATACTGGACATCTACCTCAATGGCTAA
- a CDS encoding tail fiber assembly protein, with amino-acid sequence MFDPQMKYYRDEPWDGLAMIHAFKADGAQDEHIGKSLVPMTEAEVEDYYRRTLTLDPLGVAQAEILRLRGLADSAIAPLQDAVDLDDAREAEAARLKTWKRYRVALNRLPEQPGYPTEIDWPALPS; translated from the coding sequence ATGTTTGATCCACAGATGAAGTACTACCGCGATGAGCCCTGGGATGGCCTGGCCATGATCCACGCCTTCAAGGCCGATGGCGCGCAGGACGAGCATATCGGCAAATCACTGGTGCCGATGACCGAGGCCGAAGTCGAGGACTACTACCGGCGGACATTGACGCTCGATCCGCTCGGTGTTGCCCAGGCCGAGATTCTGCGTTTGCGTGGTCTGGCCGATAGCGCCATCGCCCCCTTGCAGGATGCTGTCGATCTCGATGACGCCCGCGAGGCAGAGGCCGCTCGACTGAAGACCTGGAAGCGCTACCGCGTGGCGCTGAATCGCCTGCCAGAGCAGCCCGGATATCCCACCGAGATCGATTGGCCGGCACTGCCGTCCTGA
- a CDS encoding tail assembly protein produces the protein MAASVIHAPGPTTIKLSGVLARKFGREHQRRLDSGQAWEVFRALRNTLDGFEEEIRRLDRLGMRFAIFRNRRNVDSQAFALGGTHELRIVPVLAGSKRGGILQTIVGAVMIVGGLYFGQTWAVQMGAGLMAGGVMQMLSPQPKGLKLSASPSNTPGYAFGNARNTVTTGLPVPLCIGKRRWGGAIVSAAIYAEDRL, from the coding sequence ATGGCTGCATCCGTGATCCATGCGCCAGGCCCGACCACCATCAAGTTGTCCGGTGTGCTGGCGCGCAAGTTTGGCCGCGAACACCAGCGGCGCCTGGACAGCGGCCAGGCGTGGGAGGTGTTCCGCGCCTTGCGCAATACCCTGGACGGTTTCGAGGAGGAGATCCGCCGCCTCGACCGGCTGGGCATGCGCTTCGCGATCTTCCGCAATCGCCGCAACGTCGACAGCCAGGCCTTTGCCCTGGGCGGTACCCATGAGTTGCGTATCGTCCCGGTGCTGGCCGGCAGCAAGCGCGGCGGCATCCTGCAGACCATAGTCGGCGCGGTGATGATCGTCGGCGGCCTGTATTTCGGGCAGACCTGGGCAGTGCAGATGGGCGCCGGCCTGATGGCCGGTGGCGTCATGCAGATGCTCAGCCCGCAGCCCAAGGGGCTCAAGCTCAGCGCCAGCCCGTCGAACACCCCGGGCTATGCCTTCGGTAATGCCCGCAACACCGTCACCACCGGCCTGCCGGTGCCGCTGTGCATCGGCAAGCGGCGCTGGGGCGGGGCGATCGTCAGCGCGGCCATCTACGCCGAGGATCGTCTGTGA
- a CDS encoding phage tail protein, translating into MGETNRPVITGRKGGQKKPKTPVEAPDSLRSIAVAKMLLAIGEGEFAGTPTARDIYLDGTPLMDEQGNYNFPGVKWEWRTGSVEQPHIPGIPSVDNEISQGIELRSDKPWVHAIDDTRLSAVRLRFAWPALQAMDSAGNINGHRIEYVVEVATDGGAYQEVLKDAVHGKTTSTYERTRRIDLPKASTGWTLRVRRLTANQNNNKVADTMQLAGLTEVIDAKLRYPNTALLYIEFSAEQFRNIPAVTVECRGRKWPVPSNYDPDSRAYIGVWDGTFKEAWTDNPAWVTYGICTNDRFGLGRRIKPWMVDKWELYRIAQYCDQLVADGKGGQEPRFICNLNLQSKAEAWSLLRDIAGIYRGMTYWAQGQLYSLADMPRATDFDFAYTRANVIGGKFNYSSGSERSRYSRALISYDNPLNSYDTDVTVVTDEKLQRRYGDNPLEISAIGCTRESEAQRRGKWALATNARDRGISFRVGMDGRIPLPGFVIPVADELLAGRAIGGRIAVASGRQVTLDRDTQAKPGDRLILNLPDGTCEARTVEAVAGRRLTLTAAYSVAPEAELVWALDAPDLSVPLYRVTSVSRPEPGIYEISAVQYEPSKFAHIDSGARLEERPISVTPINLVPPPSQVSLSSNHAVSQGLAVSTLTIAWPAVPGAVAYEVEWRKDDGNWVSLPRSGATSVDVVGIYAGDYLARVRSISVGEITSIWKLSELTTLQGKVGTPPAVAELLATSKVFAIALNWRFPEGAGDTQRTEIWYGTSANRADAKKLGDFAYPQAEHELQGLAAGAQLYFWARLVDRSGNVGKWFPDGTGLRGQSSAEQSDYDRYFSGKISESALGKHLFERIELIDGTGNGSVNQRLQSLNSDVQARLDDVGRAANALSYDPAKTYVTGDIVRQAQGLYQALKAVPVKMPPPSAAYWLDIGQVVKDSNGLAARMSKAESQITAAEGVNTVQNTQLTGLQSALTGKADAAALTTLSNKVSEAQGKLDSQATAITGLKAALGQQPDNLVIKGDFEDGDAQPWTFDAKLYPAPAVVVPANLAGTRYGKAIAFYGNSFCGTGNNILCASDEQFDLAAEVSADEMAAGQTAQLQMQFYDKDNKNLGYPVAFSFPAASAQGFRKLGGRVKAPAGAVKGRILTRTEPANGTGRSLWCNIVARRVTQADNANASAISELGATVSQQGQTLVAQGSSITDLTSRVGDVAGQAAGQAKAITTLQTQATQLDGKVTAQGTRLDGIYAQVNPPLAGSGSDLAGSTQTFVGVWSEQSARIEDGLAMARKLDTVQVQQGQTNASVQQISQAQVGIDKKLSTMWSVKMEVTNDGQYVAAGVSLGIEDKQSRFLVRADNFSVVGTQAGGQLFTPFSVNNGQVFMNSALIQDGTISSAKIGNVIQSNNYEPGKTGWRLDKSGAFEINGSVDGQGRLVITNQLIQIFDAKNTLRVRMGIWG; encoded by the coding sequence ATGGGCGAAACCAACAGACCCGTGATCACCGGTCGCAAAGGTGGTCAGAAGAAGCCCAAGACCCCAGTCGAGGCACCGGACAGCCTGCGCTCCATCGCGGTCGCCAAGATGCTCCTGGCCATCGGCGAGGGCGAGTTTGCCGGCACCCCGACCGCCCGTGACATCTACCTCGACGGCACGCCGTTGATGGACGAGCAGGGCAACTACAACTTCCCAGGCGTCAAATGGGAATGGCGTACCGGCTCGGTGGAGCAACCCCATATCCCCGGCATTCCGTCGGTGGACAACGAGATCAGCCAGGGCATCGAACTGCGCAGCGACAAGCCCTGGGTGCATGCCATCGATGACACCCGCCTGTCGGCGGTGCGCCTGCGCTTCGCCTGGCCGGCGCTGCAGGCCATGGACAGCGCCGGCAACATCAACGGTCATCGCATCGAGTATGTCGTCGAAGTCGCCACCGACGGTGGCGCCTACCAGGAAGTGCTCAAGGACGCGGTGCACGGCAAGACCACCAGCACCTACGAGCGCACCCGGCGCATCGACCTGCCCAAGGCCTCGACCGGCTGGACCCTGCGCGTGCGCCGGCTGACGGCGAACCAGAACAACAACAAGGTCGCCGACACCATGCAGCTCGCCGGCCTGACCGAGGTGATCGACGCCAAGCTGCGGTATCCCAACACCGCGTTGCTGTACATCGAGTTCTCCGCCGAGCAGTTCCGCAATATCCCGGCCGTGACCGTGGAATGCCGTGGCCGCAAGTGGCCGGTGCCAAGCAACTACGACCCGGACAGCCGCGCCTACATCGGCGTGTGGGATGGCACCTTCAAGGAAGCCTGGACCGACAACCCGGCCTGGGTCACCTATGGCATCTGCACCAACGATCGCTTCGGCCTGGGCCGGCGGATCAAGCCCTGGATGGTCGACAAGTGGGAGCTGTACCGCATCGCCCAGTACTGCGACCAACTGGTGGCGGACGGCAAGGGCGGCCAGGAGCCGCGCTTCATCTGCAACCTCAACCTGCAGAGCAAGGCCGAGGCCTGGTCGCTGCTGCGCGACATCGCCGGCATCTACCGTGGCATGACGTATTGGGCCCAGGGCCAGCTGTACAGCCTGGCCGACATGCCGCGCGCCACCGACTTCGATTTCGCCTACACCCGCGCCAATGTCATTGGCGGCAAGTTCAACTATTCCAGTGGCTCGGAACGCAGCCGCTACAGCCGGGCGCTGATCAGCTACGACAACCCGCTGAACAGCTACGACACCGATGTCACGGTGGTTACCGACGAGAAGCTGCAGCGCCGCTACGGCGACAATCCGCTGGAGATCAGCGCCATCGGTTGCACCCGCGAGTCCGAGGCCCAGCGCCGAGGCAAGTGGGCACTGGCGACCAACGCCCGTGACCGGGGCATCAGCTTCCGGGTCGGCATGGACGGGCGCATCCCGCTGCCGGGCTTCGTCATCCCGGTGGCCGACGAGCTGCTGGCCGGGCGCGCCATCGGTGGGCGCATCGCCGTGGCCAGTGGGCGCCAGGTCACCCTTGACCGCGATACCCAGGCCAAGCCGGGCGACCGGCTGATCCTCAACCTGCCCGATGGCACCTGCGAGGCGCGCACGGTGGAGGCCGTCGCCGGACGCCGGCTGACCCTGACCGCCGCCTACAGCGTCGCCCCCGAGGCCGAGCTGGTCTGGGCGCTGGACGCGCCGGACCTGAGCGTGCCGCTGTACCGGGTGACCAGCGTGTCGCGTCCGGAGCCTGGGATCTACGAGATCAGCGCGGTGCAGTACGAGCCGAGCAAGTTCGCCCACATCGACAGCGGCGCGCGGCTGGAAGAGCGGCCGATCAGCGTCACGCCGATCAACCTGGTGCCGCCGCCGAGCCAGGTCAGCCTCAGCAGCAACCACGCGGTCAGCCAGGGCCTGGCGGTCAGCACCCTGACCATTGCCTGGCCCGCAGTGCCCGGCGCGGTGGCCTATGAGGTGGAGTGGCGCAAGGACGATGGCAACTGGGTCAGCCTGCCGCGCAGCGGCGCCACCAGCGTCGATGTCGTCGGTATCTATGCCGGCGACTACCTGGCGCGGGTGCGTTCGATCAGCGTCGGCGAGATCACTTCGATCTGGAAGCTGTCCGAGCTGACCACGCTGCAGGGCAAGGTCGGCACGCCACCGGCGGTGGCTGAGCTGCTGGCGACCAGCAAGGTGTTCGCCATCGCCCTGAACTGGCGGTTCCCGGAAGGGGCCGGCGATACCCAGCGCACGGAAATCTGGTATGGCACCAGTGCCAATCGCGCCGACGCGAAAAAACTCGGCGACTTTGCCTACCCGCAGGCCGAGCATGAGCTGCAGGGGCTGGCCGCCGGCGCGCAGCTGTACTTCTGGGCGCGCCTGGTGGACCGCAGCGGCAACGTCGGCAAATGGTTCCCGGACGGCACCGGCTTGCGTGGCCAGTCCAGTGCCGAGCAAAGCGACTATGACCGCTACTTCTCCGGCAAGATCAGCGAGTCGGCGCTGGGCAAGCACCTGTTCGAGCGTATCGAGCTGATCGACGGCACCGGCAACGGTTCGGTGAACCAGCGCCTGCAAAGCCTGAACAGTGACGTGCAGGCGCGCCTGGACGATGTCGGCCGGGCCGCCAACGCGCTCAGCTACGACCCGGCCAAGACCTACGTGACGGGCGATATCGTGCGCCAGGCCCAGGGCCTGTACCAGGCACTCAAGGCCGTGCCGGTGAAGATGCCACCGCCGAGCGCCGCCTATTGGCTGGACATCGGCCAGGTGGTCAAGGACAGCAACGGCCTGGCGGCGCGGATGAGCAAGGCGGAAAGCCAGATCACCGCCGCCGAAGGCGTCAACACGGTGCAGAACACCCAGCTCACCGGGCTGCAGAGCGCCCTCACGGGCAAGGCCGACGCCGCGGCGCTGACCACCCTGAGCAACAAGGTCAGCGAGGCCCAGGGCAAACTCGACAGCCAGGCCACGGCCATAACCGGCCTCAAGGCCGCGCTGGGCCAGCAGCCGGACAACCTGGTGATCAAGGGCGACTTCGAGGATGGCGACGCCCAGCCCTGGACCTTCGATGCCAAGCTGTATCCGGCGCCCGCAGTGGTCGTCCCGGCCAACCTGGCCGGCACCCGCTATGGCAAGGCCATCGCCTTCTATGGCAACAGCTTCTGCGGCACCGGCAACAACATCCTCTGCGCCTCGGACGAGCAGTTCGACCTGGCGGCCGAGGTCAGCGCCGACGAGATGGCGGCTGGGCAGACCGCGCAGCTGCAGATGCAGTTCTACGACAAGGACAACAAGAACCTCGGCTACCCGGTCGCCTTCAGCTTCCCGGCGGCCAGCGCCCAGGGCTTCCGCAAGCTCGGCGGGCGGGTCAAGGCCCCGGCCGGCGCGGTCAAGGGACGTATCCTGACCCGTACCGAGCCGGCCAATGGCACTGGCCGTTCGCTGTGGTGCAACATCGTCGCCCGCCGCGTCACCCAGGCCGACAACGCCAACGCCAGCGCCATCAGCGAGTTGGGCGCGACGGTCAGCCAGCAAGGCCAGACCCTGGTCGCCCAGGGATCGTCCATCACCGACCTGACCAGTCGCGTCGGCGATGTGGCGGGCCAGGCGGCGGGGCAGGCCAAGGCCATCACCACCTTGCAGACCCAGGCGACCCAGCTCGATGGCAAGGTCACCGCCCAAGGCACCCGCCTGGACGGCATCTACGCCCAGGTCAACCCGCCGTTGGCGGGGAGCGGCAGCGACCTGGCGGGCTCGACCCAGACCTTCGTCGGCGTGTGGTCCGAGCAATCGGCGCGCATCGAGGATGGCCTGGCCATGGCGCGCAAGCTCGACACCGTGCAGGTGCAGCAAGGCCAGACCAACGCCTCGGTACAGCAGATCAGCCAGGCGCAGGTCGGGATCGACAAGAAACTGTCGACGATGTGGTCGGTGAAGATGGAAGTGACCAACGATGGCCAGTACGTGGCCGCGGGTGTGTCGCTGGGCATCGAGGACAAGCAGAGCCGCTTCCTGGTTCGCGCTGACAACTTCTCGGTGGTCGGCACCCAGGCCGGTGGCCAGCTGTTCACGCCGTTCTCGGTGAACAACGGCCAGGTGTTCATGAACTCCGCGTTGATCCAGGACGGCACCATCAGCAGCGCCAAGATCGGCAACGTGATCCAGTCGAACAACTACGAACCCGGAAAGACGGGCTGGCGCCTGGACAAGAGCGGTGCATTCGAGATCAACGGCTCGGTCGACGGCCAGGGTCGCCTGGTGATCACCAACCAGCTGATCCAGATCTTCGATGCCAAGAACACCCTGCGCGTGCGCATGGGTATCTGGGGGTGA
- a CDS encoding pyocin knob domain-containing protein, whose product MPLDLVKLGTPPVGADGDVARTAFTRINNNFKLMDDMGLTAPIAPTRDIADLNQATSPGWYSALSGTASHLPPGISYPLLCVAQTAVGFVVQTALDPMTGKSAHRGFNANTQTWSDWRITPASSDLGTAAFAALTTSTGDSTTGRVLKVGDFGIGGFTPGVLESDIDTLRSTGDYYVEGRGLNILPFNTNGYLRVCSVAGAYSMQSFTAYNDSSIYQRMLINGSWSGWYEKCAPTTRLSVSSNLNFEYNRDCQFVDTTANRPVFIAYGVVRTLWRHANSECVQLAWSVTNELTAMRRVIGGAWTAWANTTPMGTVGQGWQATARALNTSYVNDSGRPIQVKALVGPATQINSYLQWVVNGVTLPGSYSGAAGQYIDSGAIIVPTGASYGLFGSNNPGPLNSWVEMR is encoded by the coding sequence ATGCCACTCGATCTGGTCAAACTGGGAACCCCTCCCGTTGGCGCGGACGGTGACGTTGCGCGCACCGCATTCACGCGGATCAACAACAACTTCAAACTGATGGACGACATGGGGCTGACCGCGCCCATTGCGCCGACCCGGGATATTGCCGACCTCAACCAGGCCACCAGCCCTGGTTGGTACAGCGCCTTGAGCGGAACCGCGAGTCACCTGCCGCCAGGGATCAGCTATCCGCTGCTCTGTGTAGCGCAGACCGCCGTCGGGTTCGTGGTGCAGACCGCGCTCGACCCGATGACCGGCAAATCGGCGCACCGAGGCTTCAATGCCAATACCCAGACCTGGAGCGACTGGCGGATCACACCCGCGTCGTCCGATCTGGGCACTGCGGCCTTCGCCGCACTGACCACATCCACCGGCGACTCCACGACGGGCCGGGTGTTGAAGGTCGGCGACTTCGGGATTGGCGGTTTCACCCCCGGTGTGCTGGAGAGTGACATCGATACGCTGCGCTCCACCGGTGACTATTACGTCGAGGGCAGGGGGCTGAACATCCTGCCATTCAACACCAATGGTTACCTGCGCGTCTGTTCGGTGGCGGGCGCGTATTCCATGCAGTCGTTCACCGCCTACAACGACAGCAGCATCTACCAGCGAATGCTGATCAATGGCAGCTGGAGCGGGTGGTACGAGAAGTGCGCGCCGACCACGCGCTTGAGTGTTTCCAGCAACCTGAACTTTGAATACAACCGTGATTGCCAATTCGTCGACACCACGGCCAACCGACCTGTCTTCATTGCCTATGGCGTCGTGCGCACCCTGTGGCGACATGCCAACAGCGAGTGCGTGCAACTTGCCTGGTCCGTGACCAATGAGCTGACGGCCATGCGCCGGGTGATCGGTGGCGCCTGGACAGCATGGGCCAACACCACGCCGATGGGCACCGTCGGGCAGGGCTGGCAAGCGACCGCCAGGGCGCTGAATACCTCATACGTGAATGACAGCGGACGGCCGATCCAGGTCAAGGCGCTGGTCGGTCCCGCCACGCAGATCAACTCGTACCTGCAATGGGTCGTCAATGGCGTCACCCTTCCAGGGTCCTACAGTGGCGCGGCGGGGCAGTACATCGACAGTGGCGCCATCATCGTGCCGACCGGCGCGTCTTACGGTCTGTTTGGCAGCAACAACCCCGGCCCGCTCAACAGTTGGGTGGAAATGCGCTGA
- a CDS encoding GPW/gp25 family protein, with translation MIGMDRRTGQPLSGVAHLRQSIEDILTTPLGSRRMRPDYGSQLRRYVDLPVNEGWKSAVQAEVARALGRWEPRLQLDRVKVVAVLDGQVSLALSGRYLGDDALVEVTV, from the coding sequence ATGATCGGCATGGACCGCCGCACCGGCCAACCCTTGTCGGGCGTCGCCCACCTGCGTCAATCCATCGAGGACATCCTCACCACCCCACTGGGTAGCCGGCGCATGCGCCCCGACTACGGCAGCCAGCTGCGCCGCTACGTCGACCTGCCGGTCAACGAAGGCTGGAAGAGCGCCGTGCAGGCTGAAGTGGCCCGTGCCCTCGGGCGCTGGGAGCCACGCCTGCAACTGGACCGGGTCAAGGTGGTGGCCGTGCTCGATGGCCAGGTCAGCCTGGCCTTGAGCGGCCGTTACCTGGGCGACGACGCGCTGGTGGAGGTGACCGTATGA
- a CDS encoding tail fiber assembly protein, producing the protein MTRAAINLNGPTGEVIDVTSLGRNAITSHKAGIGEYRVLGTLGMAPPPEGWGYVINPLDTGVEVRIRHVAPTLEISISRDGVAVDLLHSLTLHVAVEPLPPEPLPEPRPDPLAAALGEIARRRAQADQVIAPLQDAVDLEEASALELDNLRAWKRYRVALNRLPDQDGFPETLEWPSVPQ; encoded by the coding sequence ATGACCCGAGCCGCAATCAACCTCAACGGCCCGACCGGCGAGGTCATCGATGTAACATCGCTGGGGCGCAACGCGATCACCAGCCACAAGGCCGGCATCGGCGAATACCGGGTGTTGGGCACCCTCGGCATGGCGCCGCCACCGGAAGGCTGGGGCTATGTCATCAACCCGCTGGATACGGGGGTCGAGGTGCGTATCCGGCATGTCGCCCCGACGCTGGAAATCAGCATCAGCCGCGACGGTGTAGCAGTCGACCTGCTGCACAGCCTGACCTTGCATGTGGCCGTCGAGCCTTTGCCACCCGAGCCGCTGCCCGAGCCCCGTCCCGACCCGCTGGCCGCCGCCCTGGGCGAGATCGCCAGGCGGCGCGCCCAGGCCGACCAGGTCATTGCCCCGCTGCAGGATGCCGTCGACCTGGAGGAGGCCAGTGCTCTTGAACTGGACAACCTCAGGGCCTGGAAGCGCTACCGCGTGGCGCTCAACCGCCTGCCCGACCAGGACGGTTTTCCTGAAACCCTCGAGTGGCCATCCGTACCGCAATGA